The Parcubacteria group bacterium genome includes the window TGCCTATATCAAACAAGCAGAAAAGACTCTGGACAATATTAAAAGTATACCGGGCGTAACCGGCGCAGTCGAACATTATAAATCAGGCGCTGGTATTGCGTATGACCCCAAAAAAGAAGGAACTAATGTCAAAAACGGCAGTTGGTATCTATATTCAATAGTGCCTTCGGAAGAATCAAAAGTTCTAAAAATAAATTCAAAGATTGTTTCCGGAAGATATTTGGAAGATGGCGATCGCAATAAGATACTTATCGGGAGGGAAATTAGTGGTGGTTTTAATGCTACTCTTGAAAGGACATCTTTAGGCGGAGTGAATGTTGGTGACGAAGTTTATGTAAACTATCCCAATGGCATAAGTCGGAAATATACCGTGGTCGGAATTTTTGCCAGCAAAAGTTTTTTGGCTGATGCTCAGGCGTTTATAACGAAAGATGAAATGGAAGAAGTTTTGGGGCAGCATGACCTGGCTGATGAAATAATTGTAAAAACTGCCACGACCGGAGACGAGAATAAATATATTTCAAAAATAGAAAGCATATCGCAGCAAAAATTGAAACTTTATCCCTGGCGTGATTATCTAGGCGCCCTTTCAACCGTTACCAATAGTTTTGATTTTATAAAATTAATTTTTTATGCCATTGGTCTGGCTGTTTCCGGCGCCAGTATTTTTATAATCATCTATATCGACTTGCTTAATCAGAGAAAACAAATCGGTATTCTGAAAGCCATTGGAATGGAAAGCAGAACCATCGTTGTCTCCTATGTTTTGCAGGCTCTTTTTTATGGGATATTGGGAACCATTCTGGGTGTAATTGCGGTTAAATATGCGATTTATCCATATTTCATAAAACATCCTTTTGATATGCCTATTGGAGATGTTAGTCTTGTATTTGAAAAAGCCGATCTTATAAAAACAATTGTCAGTATGATAGTCGTGTCCTTTATTGCCGGACTCATTCCCTCTATTCAAATTACTAAGAAAAATATTTTAGACTCAATATTCAAATAATAAAATGGAGAAAAACAGTATAACCGTAAAAAATTTGCATAAAACTTATCCAGGAGAAGTTCCACTTCATGTTCTTAAGGGTGTCAGTTTTTCCGTAAAAGAAGGTGAATTTGTGGCTATTATGGGTAGAAGTGGCAGTGGAAAATCTACCTTACTTCATCAGCTTAGCCTTTTGGATAACGCGGACGAAGGAGAAATAATTGTTGAAGGGCAAGAACTGACCGCGCTTTCCGACAGTGAAAAAACAAAATTTCGTCTTCAGCACTTTGGCTATGTCTTTCAAGAATACGCTCTTCTCCCAGGGTTCAGCGCAGAGGAAGCCGTCAGTCTACCACTTATTTTGCAAGGTTTCTCTATACGGGAAAGCAAAAAACGCGCCATAGAAATACTCGAGATGGTTCAGCTGGGCGATCGGGTGAAACATTTTCCATCCGAAATGTCAGGAGGTGAACAGCAAAGAGTGGCTATCGCCAGAGCCCTGGTTAATAATCCAAAAATTCTTTTTGCTGATGAACCTTGCGCTAACCTGGATTCAGAAACATCAACTATAATATTGGAACTTTTTCGAAAACTCAACAAAGAACTCAACCAAACAGTTATTCTGGTAACTCATGAACCGGAAGACGAAGAATATGTCGACAGGGTAATTCACATGAAAGACGGTATTTTACAATAAATAATTTTTTAAGTTTACAAATCAAAAATATGCCAATGAATAAAAAACTAGTTAAGAAAATAATTTATTGGATCATCTTTATCGCCATTGCGATAATAATAGGATTTCTAATTTGGGGAAATAAGAATAAAAAGGTAGATTATACGCTTACTCCGGTTAGCAAGGGGACACTAACTCGGACAATTTCAGCAAACGGAGAATATTTATCCAAAGAAAAAGCGGATATCAGCTTTAGAATTTCCGGACCGCTTACTAATATTAAAGTAGACGTCGGAGATGAAGTGAAGAAGGGGCAATTTTTAGCCAGTGTTGATACGGGCACTTTGACCGATAAACTGGAGCAGGCAAAAAAGGCAGTTACAATTCAAAAGGAAACATTGAATTATCAAAAGGATAAAGATGATTTATATACCAAGGATCAACGGGATGCACAGAGGGCGGCAGTCAAACAAGCGGAATCGGTCGTTGATGAAATCTCCAGGCAGTTTCAATATGCCATCCTTACTTCGCCAATGAGTGGAAAAGTGGCAGAAAAAAATATCAGTATCGGAGAAATTGCCCAGGCTGGAAGCCCGGTAATTACGATTATTAGAGAAGACGAAATGAGAATTGAAGCTAAAATTCCAGAAGTGGATATTGCAGGAGTAAGAGTCGGCCAGAAAGCAAGCGTTAAATTTGATGCTTATCCGGAAAATCAAAGATTCGAATCCACCATAACGGAAATAGATCCGACTCCGGTTACCGTTCAGAATGTTGTTTACTACGTGGTCAAAATGCAAGTTGAAAACCCCGATGTGGGTCTGCGATACGGTATGAATTGCACAATTTACGACCAAACGAACCGGAAAGACAATGCGCTTATAATTCCCAAGGGAGTAATAGAAAAAGAAGGAAACAAAAAATTTGTTACTATACTGACTGATGCTGAAAAGAAAACTGTGGAAAAAAGAGAAGTGCAAACGGGATTAGAAGGAGACGATGGAATGGTGGAAGTTGTTTCCGGTCTTAAAGAAGGCGATCGAATGGCGACAGAAAAATAAATGAAAGAAATAATAAAATTTTTTGATAGATTTGAAGACAAGACAAGAGCCTGGCTTAGCCGCAGTCCGATTTTTTATGCTTTAATTGGTGGAATGGGTGTAGTTATCTTTTGGAGAGGAATCTGGCATACGATGGATGCGCTTGTCGGTTTTTTAAATAAGCAACCAATCACTGATTCTCCTTGGTGGGACGGACCCCTTTCGATACTAATTGGGACATTCATTCTTCTTCTTATAGGACTCTTGGTCTCAACATTTATTGGAAATGAAATAATTATTTCTGGGCTTAGAAGAGAAAAGAAAATCACTGAAAAAACTGAAATTGAAGTTCAAAGGGAAACAGAAGATGTGGAAAACATCAAGAAAGAAATTAAAAAAATGGCTGTTGATTTAGCTGAAATTAAAGAAAAAATTAGGTAAAATAAAAACTTAAGTTGGAATCAGTGGGTACATGGTTAGTTCAGTTTCTGGATTTAAAAAAGATAATTGGATAGCGTTGGAGAAATAATAAAAAATTATCGCAGCTAAAATAGTTTTTCAAGCGTATTAAAATCATGACTCAAAAAGTATTTTCTAGGATTAAATTTACTTTATGCGTATTCTTCTAATCTCCGACCATGCCGACCCATTGGCGGAAATCGGTTCAAAAGAAGCCGGAGGACAAAATATCTATGTTTTTTATTTGGCAAAGTTTTTGTGCCGACTTGGAATTTTAGTTGATGTATATACCCGCTGGGACAGAAAAAACAAAAAAGAAATTGTTAGATTTAATAATCATTTAAGAGTCATAAGAGTAGAAGCCGGTCCTAAAAAATATATGCCAAGAGATAATTTTTTGGATGTTGTAAATGAATTTGCAGAAAATGTGCTGGAAAGAATAAAAAAGGAGAAAATAAATTACGATATAATTCATACGAATTATTGGTTTTCAGGACTTATTGGCTTAAAAGTTGCCAAAGAAATTAAAAAACCACTCGTTCATATTTATCATTCTATCGGACAAGTCAGATTTGAGAGTTTGAAAAATTACAAACTTCAGGAAATCAATAACCAATTTTTTAAGCAAAGAACAATTTCCGAAAAAGAAATAGCCCAAAAAGCGGACAGGATAATTGCGACCAGTCCGGTGGAGAAAGAAATTATCAATAATATTTTTGGAATCAGCTGGGGAAAAATAAAAACCATAACTATCGGTGTGGATACGAAAATATTCAGGCCGATAAAAACAGAAAGAGCCAGAAAACTGGCAAAAATGGAAACTAACGGGAAAATCATTCTTTATGTTGGCAGGATTGAATGGAGAAAAGGAATCGGAACCCTGTTTTATGCTTTTCGCGAAGTTATAAAAAATTATCCAAATGCGAAGCTATATGTTATTGGCGGAGGTAAAAGCAAATCGGCAAGAAAACTGGAAGATGCCGAGCGCGAGAGACTGAAAAAAATCTCTCAAGAACTGGGAATAGAAAAGAGAGTAAGCTTTTTAGGACCCAAGAAGCAGAATAAATTATATAAATACTATTCGGCTGCCGATATGTGTATTGTTCCTTCATATTATGAACCGTTTGGAATAGTTCCTCTTGAATCAATGGCTTGCGGAACTCCCGTGGTTGCTTCTCGCACCGGAGGATTGCAGTATACTGTGAGGAATAAAGTAACAGGATGCTTATTTGAACCTAAAAACTATATCGATTTAGCTGAAAAAATAAATATTGTTTTAAAAAACGGAAAAGATTTTTATACCGGAAACTGTTTAAAGATGATTAGTGATAAATTTCAATGGGAAGAAATAGCCGATCAATATGATAACTTTTTTAATAAATTAATAAACAAAAAAAATGAAAATCGCAATAGTAGCTCCATTTGAGGAAAAAGTTCCCCCACATAAATATGGCGGAACGGAACTTGTTGTTTATAACTTGACTCAGCAGTTAGTAAAGATGGGTCATGATGTTACGCTCATAGCAACTGGAGATTCCCAAACAAGCGCCAAGCTGGAAGTCATTTTCAAAAGATCGCTCAGAAGTATTCCTGATCTTACGGACATGAAGTTACGGGAAGCTTATAAATTTATTGGGATAGGAAAAGTGGTAACATATTTAAATGAAAATGATTTTAATGTTGTTCATAATCATATTGGCTGGAGATTGCTTCCTTTTGAAAAAATTATCGCTTGTCCGGTAGTCACAACTCTTCACGGACCTCTCGATGTTCCTTATCAGCAGAGAGTTTATGGCGAGTTTAGCGAGTCAAATTACATAAGCATCAGCATGAATCAACGAAAACCGATGCCAGAACTTAATTTTGTGGCAAACGCTTATAATGGTCTGGATATGGAAAAATTTAGACAAAATTACCAGCCAAAAGATTATTTCGCATTTCTTGGCAGAATGTCTCCGGAGAAGGGACCGGTTCAAGCCATAGCGGTGGCAAAAAAAGCGGGGGTGAAATTGATTATGGCAGCCAAAGTAGATTTGGTTGACGAAGAATATTTTAAAAAAGAAGTTGAACCACTGATTGACGATAACCAAATTAAATTTATCGGAGAAATCGACCATGAAGAAAAAGTCGAATTTCTTGGAGATTCCAAGGGTCTTATTGCTCCGATTCAGTGGGAAGAGCCATTTGGATTATTTTTTATTGAAGCGATGGCTTGTGGGGCGCCTGTGTTTGCAATGAGACGCGGATCCGTTCCGGAAATCGTAATAGATAAAAAAACAGGATTTATCTGTGACAGTGTGGATGAGATGGCGGAGAAAATAAAAAGAGTTGATGAAATTGACAGAAAGGATTGCTTCGAACATGTTGAGAAAAATTTTTCTTCGGAAAAAATGACGAAAGATTACATTAAGGCTTACGAAAAGGTAATGAAAAAATAACGCCTATAAGCAAGCTACTTTATGTTTAACTTCAAAAAAAGATATTCAGGCATAAGCCGAAATGTGGTTATTCTTGGAGTTGTCAGTTTGCTGACGGATCTTTCTGGGCAGATGGTTTTTCCATTGCTCCCTCTTTATATTACCTCAGTTTTGGGTGGCGGAGCGGTAGCTGTTGGCCTGGTTGAAGGAGCGGCCGAAGCGGCCGCCTCGCTTTTAAAAGTCGTTTCCGGCTATTGGTCGGATAAAATAAAAAGCAGGAAACCGTTTGTTTTTTTTGGCTATACCCTTTCGGCTATAATGAAGCCGGTCCTGGCTTTTTCCGGCAGTTGGTTTTCCGTGCTACTCATCCGAATATTAGACCGAGTAGGAAAAGGTTTGCGTGACGCGCCACGCGACGCTATTATTGCCGAATCTAATAATCAGGCAACATTAGGCAAGGCTTACGGATTCAACCGGGCGTTGGATGGGCTGGGTTCAGTTGGCGGATCAGTATTGGCATTTTTGCTGCTTCCGGTTTTTGGTTTTGTAAACTTATTTAAGCTAGCCATTATTCCCGGTTTAGTTTCGGTGGGGGTGATTTCTTTGGTAAAAGAACCGGAAAGAATTAAAAAAGTTGAGAAAAAAATTTCCTTGAAAGTAGGATTTGGCGAATTGACGCGCGAGTTAAAAATATTTATTCTGGTTGCGACAATTTTTACACTGGGAAATTACAGCTATGCTTTTTTGATGCTTCGGGCGAAGGCGGACGGACTGGGAGATGAAAAAACTATCATGCTTTACGCTCTTTTTTATTTAGTCTACACCCTTTTGTCTATGAAAGCCGGATCATTGTCCGACAAATTTGGCAGAAAACCGATAATTTTGGCCGGATACGGAATGTTTACTCTCTTATCTATCGGGCTTTATTTATTTGGCGGTGTTACATTTACAATAATTTCGTTCATACTTTTCGGAATATTTTTTTCCTTGATTGATGGCACTCAGCGGGCATTCGTTTCTGATTTGTCACCGGCTCGTCTCAAGGGAACGGCTCTGGGAACTTTCCATACGTTTACCGGTTTAGCGGCTCTCCCTGCCGGATATATTGCCGGAGAACTTTGGACAAAAATAAGTCCGGAAGCGACGTTTTTGTTTGGAGCTATAATCGGGAGTGTTTCCATTTTGATTTTTTACTGTTCACTGAGCAATTGTAAAATTAATTATAATAAAGCATAAAACTAATTTTCTATTAAACAAAAATGAAATATAAAAATCTTACATCGGAAGAAGTTGAAAGAAATCAAATCAAGTTTGGAAAAAATGTTTTGCCGGAAGAAAAAACCGTTCCGGCAATCAGGCTTTTTCTGGCGCAGTTTGCCAACCCTTTAGTTTATATTCTTTGTTTTGCCGCTCTAATATCTCTCTTTCTTCATAAATATTTTGATATAGCACTCATTCTCTCTGTTGTTGTTGTTAATGCTATTATGGGATTTTTTCAAGAGAATAAGACGCAAAAAACTTTGGCGGCTCTCAAAAAATTGGTAAAACCGAACGCTAAAGTTTTGCGCGACAATCAAAGACAGGATATTGAAGCGTCAGAATTGGTTCCGGGGGATGTTGTTTTTCTCGCTGTCGGAGATAAGATTCCGGCTGATGGAAAAATTTTAGAATCAATCTCTTTTCTGATTAATGAAGCTATCTTAACCGGTGAAAGTGAGGCGGTGGAAAAAAAAGAAGGGGAAGAAGCTTATATGGGAACGATTGTTTCTTCCGGCCGGGCGGTAATGCAAGTGACGAATATTGGCATCGCGACAAAAATCGGAGAAATTGCCGAAACCCTGAAAGATACGCAGCAGCCGATAACCACTCTCCAAATCCGTTTGAAAAAATTGACCCAAAATTTAATTTACATTTCAATTTTCTTGGCGGTCTTGGTATTTATTTTTGGTTTTGCAACCGGCCGGGATTTTTGGCAGATGGCCGAACTTTCCGCCATTCTTTTGGTGGCGATTATTCCCGAAGCCTTGCTTATTGTTATTACTTTGGTATTGGTGCTGGCAATGCGTGACAGCCTGAAAAGAAAAGCGCTTATCAGGAAAATTTTAGCGGTGGAAACTTTGGGATCGGTTACGACAATTTGCACGGATAAAACCGGCACGCTCACAGAAGGAAAAATGAAGATTGTTGAAACTGATTTTTCCGACCAAGAGAATAGTTTTTTGGCAATGTGTCTTTGCAATGACAGGAGTGATACTGTGGAAATTGCGCTTTGGGATTATCTGGATGGGTTAAAAGATTTTGACCAGCAAGAAAATTTTGATAAATATAACAGAGTTTTTGAAATTCCTTTCGGCAGTGAGCATAAATTTATGCTTACAGCCAATCATCTTTCAGATGGCAGCGGCAATCATTTTATAGCCATCAAAGGAGCGCCGGAAGTTATTTTGAAAATGTCTAATTTGAGCGAGGAAGATAAGAAAATAATAACATCCAAAATTCACAGATGGGCAGAAAAAGGACTAAAGGTGCTGGCATTGGCTCACAAAAAAATATCGCAGGAGGAGATAGAGGAAATAAAAAACAAAAAAATATCCGGATTTGAGTGGAGTGGAATAGTTGGTCTTTGGGATCCGCCGCGAAAAGAAGTGAAAGAAACGCTGGCGATCGCCAGGGAATCGGGGCTAAAGATAAAGGTGGTGACTGGTGATTACCACCGCACGGCAGTAAAAATTATGGAATCCTTGGGAATGAAGGTTTCGTCCGGCGAGATTTTAAAAGGAAGCGAATTGGAAGAATTAAGCGATGAAGAATTAAAAAATAAAATTACCAACATTTTGTTATTTGCCAGGGTAACTCCGGAGCAAAAACTGAGGATAGTTACCGCTCTTCAGGAACTGGGAGAAATTGTGGCTATGACCGGAGATGGCGTAAATGATGCGCCAGCGCTCAAAAAATCCAACATTGGAATAGTAGTGGGAGATGCTTCGGAGGTAGCTAAGGAAACCGCCGATCTTATACTTCTGGACAATAATTTCAAAACGATTATTTCCGCAATTGAAGCCGGAAGGTTGGTCTTTGAAAATATCAAAAAGATAATCTTGTTCATCCTTTCCAATTCTTTTGCGGAAGTAGTGGTTATTATGGGTGCTTTGATTTTAGACTGGCCGTTTCCTCTTACAATCGTTCAAATCCTGTGGCTCCATCTTCTGTGCGACGGGCCGGAGGATTTTATTCTGGGTTTCGAACCAAAAGAAAAAGAAACAATGCTTGATGGACCCAAAAGAATGGACGAACCGATTTTTGGAAAGCTCAGTATTTTTTTGACTGTAGCAATATCTCTTCTCTCCGGCCTTATCTCTCTCGGCTTTTTCTGGTACTTCGGTTTATATCAAGGGAATGTAGCTCTTGGTCAGACAATGGCTTTTATGTCGCTGGCTTTCAGCTCTGTTGTTTATATTTTTTCCTGCCGGACGCTTCGCAAACCGTTTTGGAAATATGAAAATTTTTGGTCCAATAAATGGCTTTTTGCGGTTGTGATTTTTAGTTTATTTTTAGCTACTATTATCACGTATTTTCCTCCGACCCAAAAACTTCTAAATCTGATTCCCTTGAATTTATTCCAATGGAGTTTGCTGGTGGCAAAAGCAGTATTGCTGGTTTTGGTTATTGAAATAGGAAAGTTAACGATGAAGCCAAAAAATAAAAAGAGTTGATGGAATTGACAGAAAAAATTATTTTAAACATGTTAGGAAATTTTTCTTCGGAAAAAATGACGAGAAATTATGTCAATGCTTTTGAGGAAGTTATAATTGAACAATAAACTTTGACAAGTAAAAAAATATAGATATGGAATCGAAAATAAAGAAAATTCTTGAAAGAATAGATTTGCTAAATGAAGCGTTAAGAAAAGAATATTCGCAGCTTGGGAAAAAATACGGATTTCTGATAAAACAGCGGAAGGTTATATTTTTAGAAAAAATCAGGGAAAGAAACAAAAAACTTCGCATACCTGCTTGGAAATACGCTATTCCAAAAAGTATCCGTCACTTTCTTTCCATGCCCTTTATTTATATGATGATTTTCCCTGTAGTGATCCTGGACATATTCATCACTGTTTATCATTGGGCCGCTTTTCCTCTGTATGGTATTCCGAAAGTCAAAAGAAGGGAATATATAGTTTACGACAGAAAGTTTCTTGATTATCTTAATGTTATCCAAAAAGTGAATTGTCTGTATTGCAGTTATGTAAACGGTTTCTTTGCTTATTCTTTGGAGATTGCGGCCCGGACAGAAAGATATTGGTGTCCAATTAAAGCCGCCCATAAACCGAAAGTTTATCATAATTGGTACAAGGATTTTGCCGATTACGGAAACCCCGAAGAGTGGAATCATAAATTCAACGACCAAAAAGCCTTTGAAGAATTGAAAAAAATATCTTCGGAAAAACAAAACAAATAAAAACAATTTAAACATTTTCAAAATTTACCGACAAACACCTCCTTTCTAGGGAGATTTTGATACTAACTGAGAGTATCACACGCAAAAGGCATTTGGTGTCATCATCAAGTGTTGTGGGATATAGTTAGTATCCGCTGGTCGTACTCTTAGCATTTATGTTAAGAGCAACAGCAACGGTATAAACGAACCAAATAATCGCTAGTGTTATTTGTACAATGACACGCTAGGCTCTTAGGACTAATCACAAAAGATTGTTGATTTTATAACAAGGACACCCTCATTGGGTGTTTTTGTGTACTTAAAAACAGTATCTCCCTGGAAATGGTTCGTTTCCTGGGAGGGTTTTTCAGCATTTTTAGTCCACCGCTCCGCTCTGCTTTATGGTATAATTAAAAAATAATACTCAATAAAAAAAATATGAAACCAACAATTGATTTAACCCAAGAGCACGGTCCTGTGAAACTGATGCTCAAAATTTTGGAAAAAGCTTCTGAAAAAATGGAAGCAGGTGAGACAATGAATAGGGAAAATATGGAAAAAGCCATCAGTTTTATCCGTGAGTTTGCCGAAAAATGCCATCACGGAAAAGAAGAACAATTGCTTTTTCCAGCGATAAGGGAAAATAATATCCCCGAAGAAATCGTCCTTGTTGATGCTTTGACCGAAGAACACGTTATGGGAAGGAGTTATGTGAAAAATATGGTGGAAGCGGTTGCGGAAAACAATTCTGCTAAATTCATTGGGAATGCCAGAGCTTATATAGCTTTACTCAATCCCCATATAGACAAGGAAAATCAAACACTTTTTCCGATGGTGGAGAAGTCTCTTTCGGAAGAAAAACAAAAAGAATTGGAGGTTGGATTTTTAGAAATTGAAAAGAACGTTATTGGCGAAGGACGGCACGAAGAACTGCATAGCATTGTTTATAAATTAAAAGAGGCTTATTTATGAAACCAGAAATACTCAAAAATTTAATTGAATACCAATCAGGCTCGGTAGTCAGCAAAGAAATTTTGAAAACTGATTCAGGGACTGTCACGCTGTTTGCGTTTGATGCTGGGCAAGGGCTAAGCGAGCATACTGCTCCGTTTGAAGTTTTAGTGAATGTTGTCGATGGAGAAGCGGAAGTTACCATTTCAGGAACTTCTCACACACTAACTGAAGGTCAGATGATAATTATGCCTGCCAATCAACCTCACGCTCTTAAAGCTAACCAGAAATTCAAGATGCTTCTCGTGATGTTAAAATAACCATAAAATTTTCTAAAAGTTATATACAAGCAGGAAACAGCAATGCCTAGCAGAACTATATGAATATACAGTAAGTTTTGTGCAACTTACGGATAAGCTCTAGGACTAATCACAAAAAATTGGGATACTTGAATAGCAAAGGCACCTGAAAAGGTGTTTTTGCATTGCATTATTCTGTTCGGTTAAACGTTCGTGGTAAAATATCGGAAGTTGTAATATAATATAAAATATAATTGCTTGAATGATTTTATTAAAATTTCTGTTTATTTTATTGAGCTGCTAGAAGTAATTAAATTAAGTTAATGAAAAATTCTATAAAAATAATTATTGGAATTTCGATGGTGATAATCTTGAGCTTGATAACCGTATTTTTGATTTGGCAGAATTTTAAATATAATTTCCTCACTTCTGAAACCGATTTAAATAATCCAAATCTAATTACAATTAATTCGGGAACGCAAGTTCATTTTGAAAATTTATTGGTGGGATTGGCCGACATTCAAAACAACACTGCCAATCTATATTTTAATTCGGATGGAACAAATAACTCTAGTCTGAAAAAAGTCATCGCTGGCGATAAATTTGAAATGAACGGCTACAGCGTGGAAGTTAAATCGGTTGAAAAAGCTTATAACCCTTCTGTCTTGCCAGGTGCCAGCCATGGCAAAGTTAAACTCATAATTACTAAAAATAATATTTAATAAGTATAAAAAATAAGCTAATTATATTAAAGACATGAAAAATAAAATTCAATATCCGCTAAATCAATTATTGGCGCATAAAGCAAATAAGGCAGTTAAAATTTTTGCTGTAACAATTTTTACATCAGTAAAATTTTTAACACTTTTTTTATTTTCTTATTTTCTAGTCAACCTTCTGGTTCCAGATAAAGTTCAGGCATATACCCAGCAAGATTGCGTTAACATAGCAATAAATTGTGCAAATAGATGTATAAATTCAATAAACGTTAAAAACCCAAACGTTAATAATTTTGATGCATGTGCGGATAAATGCGTTAATCAAATAATGGCTTATTGCAGTAATCTCAACAATGCACAACCACAGAAACAACAACCACAACAAAATGGACAGCAACCAAAAATTCAACAACCACAACAAAAAACGCAGACTTTATTGGAAAACCCACCTATACCAGCAGAAAAGGGCAAACCCTTTTCGCATGATTATTCCAAAGAGTTGCTTGATTTATTAGGACCTGATAGTCCCGGGTGTCCCTGTAGTTACACCCTCGATATGATGGGCGGATTTCCTCCCATGGGACTTACTATGGGGACTAATGGCGTGTTAAAGGGTACGCCGACAGGAAAAGACAGTAAATTTAGGGCATGTGTCAAGGACTTGCGTGGAAATACTTTCTGTAAAATAATTAATATTGATGTGAAAGGAGAAGATGAGTCGGGGTCAATGGTGCCCAATCTCACGGAGTTAGCATACATGAATTTATCCCAAGGTAAACAGTATGAATTTCCATCCGAGAGGGCTAAGATAACGATGCCTGATAGTTCAGTGATGTACGCGGACATAAATTCCATGTTTATTCCGGTTTCGGATTATAATGTAAAAACTGATACCGGCAGATTTATGTATGATTACAAACCTGCCTCGGGGGGAGGTTGTGGCCCTATCGGAGAAAGTCCGACGTGGGCTTGCCGTCAGGTTGATGCACGCGACGCAACGCTACGGGTAAAAGGTACGCAATTTGCGGTTGATACTGATAAATACGGCACAAACATTATCGTTATGGAGGGAATATTGAGCGTATCTGACCCAAAAGGCAAAAAGACTGTTGAAGTTACCGGAGGTCAGTATGCCTATATAGCAAAAAATGGCCTCCCGAGCAATCCGCAGTCATTTGATAACTCCCAAGTCGATTTCTGGTGGAAAGAAAAAAGCGCTGAACAGGAGTTTCAAGATGCTCAAAATATTTTTTTTATTATTATAAAAATATCAGTCGTTCTGTTTATTTTTGTTCTTTTAATTTTAGCCATTGTAAAAATTATAAAAAAAATTAAAGAAAAAAGATTAGGCAAAGAAAAAACAAACATAGCCGTTGCGCCGGCAGCAGAAGAAAATAATCAAAAAACACTGGAAGTTGAAAAAAATAACAATGGAAACAAGAAAAGCAAAGGCTGTTTA containing:
- a CDS encoding hemerythrin domain-containing protein, which encodes MKPTIDLTQEHGPVKLMLKILEKASEKMEAGETMNRENMEKAISFIREFAEKCHHGKEEQLLFPAIRENNIPEEIVLVDALTEEHVMGRSYVKNMVEAVAENNSAKFIGNARAYIALLNPHIDKENQTLFPMVEKSLSEEKQKELEVGFLEIEKNVIGEGRHEELHSIVYKLKEAYL
- a CDS encoding HAD-IC family P-type ATPase, translated to MKYKNLTSEEVERNQIKFGKNVLPEEKTVPAIRLFLAQFANPLVYILCFAALISLFLHKYFDIALILSVVVVNAIMGFFQENKTQKTLAALKKLVKPNAKVLRDNQRQDIEASELVPGDVVFLAVGDKIPADGKILESISFLINEAILTGESEAVEKKEGEEAYMGTIVSSGRAVMQVTNIGIATKIGEIAETLKDTQQPITTLQIRLKKLTQNLIYISIFLAVLVFIFGFATGRDFWQMAELSAILLVAIIPEALLIVITLVLVLAMRDSLKRKALIRKILAVETLGSVTTICTDKTGTLTEGKMKIVETDFSDQENSFLAMCLCNDRSDTVEIALWDYLDGLKDFDQQENFDKYNRVFEIPFGSEHKFMLTANHLSDGSGNHFIAIKGAPEVILKMSNLSEEDKKIITSKIHRWAEKGLKVLALAHKKISQEEIEEIKNKKISGFEWSGIVGLWDPPRKEVKETLAIARESGLKIKVVTGDYHRTAVKIMESLGMKVSSGEILKGSELEELSDEELKNKITNILLFARVTPEQKLRIVTALQELGEIVAMTGDGVNDAPALKKSNIGIVVGDASEVAKETADLILLDNNFKTIISAIEAGRLVFENIKKIILFILSNSFAEVVVIMGALILDWPFPLTIVQILWLHLLCDGPEDFILGFEPKEKETMLDGPKRMDEPIFGKLSIFLTVAISLLSGLISLGFFWYFGLYQGNVALGQTMAFMSLAFSSVVYIFSCRTLRKPFWKYENFWSNKWLFAVVIFSLFLATIITYFPPTQKLLNLIPLNLFQWSLLVAKAVLLVLVIEIGKLTMKPKNKKS
- a CDS encoding cupin domain-containing protein, whose product is MKPEILKNLIEYQSGSVVSKEILKTDSGTVTLFAFDAGQGLSEHTAPFEVLVNVVDGEAEVTISGTSHTLTEGQMIIMPANQPHALKANQKFKMLLVMLK